TGGATATCGTTCAGGTAGCCCACGCCGCGCTTGAGCGCATAGCGCTGGGTTTCCGGTTGGAAGCTGTCGATTGAAACACGGTGCATCTGATCGGACAGGGCGTCTAAGAGCGGCGCAATACGTCTGATCTCATCGGCCGGCGATACAGGCCTCGCGTCCGGATGGCTGGCGGCCGGTCCGACATCCACGACGTCTGATCCGACTCGCAGCATTTCGATCGCCGCGGTGACAGCGCCGGCGGGGTCTAGCCGCCGGCTCTCATCGAAGAAGGAGTCCTCGGTGAGATTCAGAATGCCGAACACCGTCACCATGGCGTCGGCCTCCGCAGCGACTTCCACGATGGGGATCGGGCGAGCAAAAAGGCAGCAATTATGAGCCCCATACCTACAAAGCCCCACGCATCAAGCTTTTGCCCATGAAGCAACCAGGCAATGGCTGTAATTATGACGACGCCGAGTCCCGACCAGACTGCATAAGCAACACCGACAGGGATGGATTTCAGAACCAGAGAAAGAAAATAAAATGCGATGCCATAACCGATTATGACAACGGCGGAAGGGGCAAGCTTAGTAAAGCCCTCGCTAGATTTTAATGCGGATGTTGCGATTACTTCGCCAACTATTGCGATAACAAGAAAAAGCCAGCCTTTCATGATATATCTCCCAATTTGTGTAGGGCTTATTATGCACGCTTAAAAATAATAAAAGCAGACTTGACCTGATAGTTTGGCTGTGAGCAATTATGTGCTTAGTGCATCTAACGCATAGTTGAGCGGCGGGCGCAGCCCGTCCGCTTGAACGCCGAGTTAGGCATCAGATGCCCTCGGCGCGGGTCGATGCACTTTTCGCACATGCCGCTCAACGCAAGATTCTCTCAATCGTTGCTTTGGCATATCGAACGAACGCGGCCGTCTCTTCGACGCGCATTGCTAGGTCGTCGTCCTCGCTACCCAGGTACGCCGCGCGTGCCTTGCAGATGAGGGGCCGATGCTCGGCAGGCAAACGCTCCGATACCCATGCGGCAGCAACGTCCTTAGGAGCAATGAGACCAGTTGAAGCGCTGTACCAAATGCGAGCAAGAGCAAGAACGACGTTCCGCTCGTCACCCTTCCAATCCGACTCTGCATTCCACTGGGCAATAGTGTCGAAAAGCGCCTTGGAGAAATGCTCCTTCGGCACCGGCTCGAAAAACGTGGCTGCGGATGGGCCTAGAAGCGCAAGGCTGTGTTGCCTCGCCTTGGTCAGCAAAATCGCAAGATCGTGATCCAGAACGGCAGGCTCGAACGTTCCGGAAAGGATGTCGTGGCGGAGCCACTCACCGAACTGAAGCTCACGCCGCGCCGGATAGCGCCAAGGCACTACTTCGCTTCGAGCGACAACAGTTAGCTCCAGCGGTCGCCATGTTCCGCCATCGCCTGGCGGTGATGAGACTTTCAGCAAATCGAGCATTAGCGCCTGCCGGAGCGAATCGTTAGGTGCGGCGCTGACGGTCACGAGCAAGTCTATGTCGCTGTCCGGCTTCAGCCCTCCATCGATCGCAGATCCGAACAGGTGGATTGTGTCCAGTGTCGCAGCCAGATGGCGCTCGATCACCGCGCGAGCGTGGGACAGCTGCTTGAAAACTTGTGCAGGGAAAAATTCACCCATGATGCCTAACGTTAAGTTCAGCGGCAGCTTTTAAGTTGCGGCTTTGTGGAATACTTTTGCGCAGCAAAACCACAAAGACGCGACTTAAAAGCTGTCCAAGGAGCGAAGCGACTGGTGCTGCAACGCATTGTTAGCCTTTTTTCCAAATCTGGTATGTATAATTTATATTAGACATAAAAAACTGTTCAAAAACCAAATTGAAATTCTCAGGCATTATAGGGAATTTGATATCACCTTCGACTTCAACGTGAACAGTAGACAAATGAATTATATCTGCTTTTTCAATAAGGCTATTATAGATTTGACCCCCGCCAGAGACATATACATGATCTGTAACTTTTGATAGCTCTTTCAAAGCATTTTCTATTGAAGGAAAAACTAGGACGTTTTCATTTGAGCTTGAAATTCCGTTCTTTGACACTACTGCATATTTGCGATTTGGAAGAACACCCATAGAGTCAAATGTTTTTCTTCCGACAAGGAGCCATTGATTATATGTGAGCGCTTTAAAGAGTAGTTGCTCACCTTTTACTGACCACGGGATATCAGGACCACTACCGATTACGCCATTTTCTGACACTGCAGAAATCAATGATATTTTCAATTTAACTCCCTTAATGGCTAACTTTGTTTTAGGGCGACTGCCCTGCTGCGTAACATCGTTGCTGCTCCATAACATCAAACATCGACCCACGGCGTAACGCGCTTGCTGCTTGGATGCCCGAGGCATAGACTGTACAAAAAAACAGTCATAACAAGCCATGAAAACCGCCACTGCGCCGTTACCACCGCTGCGTTCGGTCAAGGTTCTGGACCAGTTGCGTGAGCGCATACGCTACTTGCATTACAGTTTACGAACCGAACAGGCTTATGTCAACTGGGTTCGTGCCTTCATCCGTTTCCACGGTGTGCGTCACCCGGCAACCTTGGGCAGCAGCGAAGTCGAGGCATTTCTGTCCTGGCTGGCGAACGAGCGCAAGGTTTCGGTCTCCACGCATCGTCAGGCATTGGCGGCCTTGCTGTTCTTCTACGGCAAGGTGCTGTGCACGGATCTGCCCTGGCTTCAGGAGATCGGAAGACCTCGGCCGTCGCGGCGCTTGCCGGTGGTGCTGACCCCGGATGAAGTGGTTCGCATCCTCGGTTTTCTGGAAGGCGAGCATCGTTTGTTCGCCCAGCTTCTGTATGGAACGGGCATGCGGATCAGTGAGGGTTTGCAACTGCGGGTCAAGGATCTGGATTTCGATCACGGCACGATCATCGTGCGGGAGGGCAAGGGCTCCAAGGATCGGGCCTTGATGTTACCCGAGAGCTTGGCACCCAGCCTGCGCGAGCAGCTGTCGCGTGCACGGGCATGGTGGCTGAAGGACCAGGCCGAGGGCCGCAGCGGCGTTGCGCTTCCCGACGCCCTTGAGCGGAAGTATCCGCGCGCCGGGCATTCCTGGCCGTGGTTCTGGGTTTTTGCGCAGCACACGCATTCGACCGATCCACGGAGCGGTGTCGTGCGTCGCCATCACATGTATGACCAGACCTTTCAGCGCGCCTTCAAACGTGCCGTAGAACAAGCAGGCATCACGAAGCCCGCCACACCGCACACCCTCCGCCACTCGTTCGCGACGGCCTTGCTCCGCAGCGGTTACGACATTCGAACCGTGCAGGATCTGCTCGGCCATTCCGACGTCTCTACGACGATGATTTACACGCATGTGCTGAAAGTTGGCGGTGCCGGAGTGCGCTCACCGCTTGATGCGCTGCCGCCCCTCACTAGTGAGAGGTAGGGCAGCGGGCACTGTTGCAAAGTTAGCGATGAGGCAGCCTTTTGTC
This sequence is a window from Providencia rettgeri. Protein-coding genes within it:
- a CDS encoding ANT(3'')-Ia family aminoglycoside nucleotidyltransferase AadA5 — its product is MGEFFPAQVFKQLSHARAVIERHLAATLDTIHLFGSAIDGGLKPDSDIDLLVTVSAAPNDSLRQALMLDLLKVSSPPGDGGTWRPLELTVVARSEVVPWRYPARRELQFGEWLRHDILSGTFEPAVLDHDLAILLTKARQHSLALLGPSAATFFEPVPKEHFSKALFDTIAQWNAESDWKGDERNVVLALARIWYSASTGLIAPKDVAAAWVSERLPAEHRPLICKARAAYLGSEDDDLAMRVEETAAFVRYAKATIERILR
- the dfrA17 gene encoding trimethoprim-resistant dihydrofolate reductase DfrA17, producing the protein MKISLISAVSENGVIGSGPDIPWSVKGEQLLFKALTYNQWLLVGRKTFDSMGVLPNRKYAVVSKNGISSSNENVLVFPSIENALKELSKVTDHVYVSGGGQIYNSLIEKADIIHLSTVHVEVEGDIKFPIMPENFNLVFEQFFMSNINYTYQIWKKG
- the intI1 gene encoding class 1 integron integrase IntI1, which translates into the protein MKTATAPLPPLRSVKVLDQLRERIRYLHYSLRTEQAYVNWVRAFIRFHGVRHPATLGSSEVEAFLSWLANERKVSVSTHRQALAALLFFYGKVLCTDLPWLQEIGRPRPSRRLPVVLTPDEVVRILGFLEGEHRLFAQLLYGTGMRISEGLQLRVKDLDFDHGTIIVREGKGSKDRALMLPESLAPSLREQLSRARAWWLKDQAEGRSGVALPDALERKYPRAGHSWPWFWVFAQHTHSTDPRSGVVRRHHMYDQTFQRAFKRAVEQAGITKPATPHTLRHSFATALLRSGYDIRTVQDLLGHSDVSTTMIYTHVLKVGGAGVRSPLDALPPLTSER
- a CDS encoding quaternary ammonium compound efflux SMR transporter QacE delta 1 translates to MKGWLFLVIAIVGEVIATSALKSSEGFTKLAPSAVVIIGYGIAFYFLSLVLKSIPVGVAYAVWSGLGVVIITAIAWLLHGQKLDAWGFVGMGLIIAAFLLARSPSWKSLRRPTPW